From the genome of Epinephelus moara isolate mb chromosome 10, YSFRI_EMoa_1.0, whole genome shotgun sequence, one region includes:
- the sgip1a gene encoding SH3-containing GRB2-like protein 3-interacting protein 1 isoform X3 — MAEELCTGWFRIVAGTVGSLEIEECKSATMMEGLKKRTRKAFGIRKKEKDNDSTGSPDRDGGEPHEVESSQKKTNGAPNGFYGDIDWDRYNSPEVDDEGYSIRPDEESEEGAPITKKPHFFSSDESEEEEDHRKKFKIKIKPLPADRVVSAPSVDELKASIGNIALSPSPMRRSPGLKRNTSSEEIARPRRVVPTLPTVAPTPAPAPAPQPPSSQQTPVSEDTTALFGPPLETAFGEQKTEVGFSGSDAWGAPLSESESSLTRSFPTGTPPPLPPKNVPTSPPSTGSPSADNAEVSPDADSSVRKPSIADLDNIFGPEETPPAGEDTGDSWVCFNAESPDRPPVPEEPAPPVPTSPPPPESPAPPLPTSPPPPEDPAPPPPTSPPPKEEPVPPLPTSPPPSEEPVAPRVPSGPPTPEDRNPPTLATSPPPAPPKELASPPTSSPPPLDLPASNPPAAAPKASTPPAVTPPAEAPTACSVPPPLSLSQEEQSKNTDVTQPKEDGGETVTSPNDASQGSRSTPPPPPPPTYRAVVSSPGPTSGAGGTNSGSSSPVRPSTPSSANPTPPPPPPRPPSRPKLPPGKPTIGDVNRPFSPPIHSASPPPIAPLARAESTSSISSTNSLSAATTPTVSKELSVSVSENDQPSLVWFDRGKFYLTFEGCSRGPSPLTMGAQDTLPVAAAFTETVNAFFKGADPSKCVVKIIGEMVLSFPAGITRHFANNPSPAVLTFSITNYSRLEHVLPNPQLLCCDTTTQAKANAKDFWVNMPNLISHLKKVAEQKPQATYYNVDMLKYQVSAEGLQSIPLNLAVSWRCEPTSTDLRIDYKYNGEAMTTPMALNNVQFLVPVDGGVSKLQAVLPPAAWNAEQQRILWKIPDISQKSENGGVGSLLARFQLTEGPSKPAPLAVQFTSEGSTLSGCDIELAGPGYRFSLIKKRFAAGKYLADN; from the exons GATTGAAAAAACGTACCAGGAAGGCCTTCGGGATACggaagaaagaaaaggacaaTGACTCCAC GGGGTCCCCAGACAGAGACGGCGGT GAACCCCACGAGGTTGAATCG TCTCAGAAGAAGACCAACGGGGCCCCTAATGGCTTCTACGGAGATATCGACTGGGACAGATAT aaCTCTCCTGAGGTGGACGATGAGGGCTACAGCATCAGACCTGACGAGGAGTCGGAAGAAGGAG CACCCATCACCAAAAAGCCCCACTTCTTTTCCTCCGATGAGTCGGAAGAAGAGGAGGACCACAGGAAGAAATTCAAAATCAAGATCAAGCCACTGCCGGCCGATCGTGTAGTGTCGGCGCCCTCGGTCGACGAGCTCAAAGCCTCCATAGGCAACATAGCCCTGTCCCCGTCTCCTATG AGACGTAGCCCG GGTTTGAAAAGGAACACATCCA GTGAGGAGATCGCCAGACCGAGACGTGTTGTTCCTACTTTACCCACTGTGGCCCCCAcaccagctccagctccagcaccACAACCTCCCAG CAGTCAACAAACACCAGTCTCTGAAGACACTACAGCCTTATTTGGGCCTCCCTTGGAAACAGCCTTTGGAGAACAGAAAACTGAAG TGGGTTTCTCGGGGTCCGATGCGTGGGGGGCTCCTCTGTCAGAGTCTGAATCCTCTTTGACAAGATCCTTCCCCACAGGAA CTCCACCTCCACTTCCCCCCAAGAATGTCCCGACCTCTCCCCCATCGACTGGCTCTCCCTCAGCAGATAACGCTG AAGTGTCACCAGACGCAGACAGTTCTGTCAGAAAGCCCTCAATAGCTGACTTGGACAACATTTTTGGACCAGAAGAGACTCCCCCTGCTGGCGAGGACACAGGCGACTCGTGGGTCTGCTTCAATGCAGAATCTCCTGACCGGCCGCCTGTACCAGAGGAACCAGCACCTCCAGTACCAACCTCCCCGCCTCCACCTGAATCTCCTGCCCCACCCCTACCTacatcaccacctcctccagaaGACCCTGCACCACCTCCTCCTACTTCCCCTCCCCCAAAAGAAGAACCTGTGCCCCCTCTCCCAACCTCCCCGCCTCCCTCAGAGGAGCCTGTTGCACCTCGTGTCCCCTCGGGTCCACCTACACCTGAGGACCGAAATCCTCCCACGCTTGCCACCTCTCCACCCCCTGCACCACCAAAGGAGCTTGCGTCTCCTCCCacttcctctccccctcctcttgaCTTACCTGCCAGCAACCCACCAGCTGCTGCTCCCAAAGCAAGCACCCCTCCAGCGGTGACTCCTCCTGCCGAGGCACCCACAGCATGCTCCGTCCCTCCGCCACTTTCCCTGTCTCAGGAGGAGCAGTCCAAGAACACAGACGTCACCCAACCCAAAGAGGACGGAGGTGAAACTGTCACCTCGCCCAACGATGCTAGCCAGGGCAGTCGGAGTACgcctcccccacctcctccaccgACATATCGGGCGGTGGTGTCGTCACCAGGTCCTACATCTGGAGCTGGTGGCACAAATAGCG GTTCCTCCTCTCCAGTGCGACCTTCCACTCCTTCGTCAGCGAACCccaccccaccaccacctccacctcgtCCCCCTTCACGGCCCAAACTTCCTCCAGGGAAACCCACTATAGGAGATGTA aaTCGTCCATTCAGCCCGCCGATCCACTCTGCCAGCCCCCCTCCTATCGCCCCATTGGCGCGGGCCGAGAgcacctcctccatctcctccaccaaTTCCCTGAGTGCCGCCACCACCCCCACCGTCAGTAAAGAGCTCTCCGTGTCCGTGTCAG AGAATGACCAGCCATCCCTTGTATGGTTTGACAGAGGGAAGTTTTATTTAACCTTTGAAG GCTGCTCCAGAGGACCCAGTCCTCTCACCATGGGGGCTCAGGACACTCTTCCTGTGGCCGCTGCATTCACAGAGACGGTCAACGCCTTCTTTAAAGGAGCTGACCCCAGCAA gtGTGTTGTGAAGATCATAGGTGAGATGGTTTTGTCGTTTCCGGCGGGAATCACGCGGCACTTTGCCAATAACCCGTCCCCTGCCGTGCTAACCTTCAGCATAACCAACTACAGCCGACTGGAGCATGTGCTGCCTAACCCCCAGCTCCTCTGCTG CGACACCACCACACAAGCCAAGGCCAATGCCAAGGACTTCTGGGTGAACATGCCAAACCTGATATCCCATTTAAAGAAGGTGGCAGAGCAGAAGCCACAAGCAACATACTACAATGTGGACATGCTCAAGTATCAG GTATCGGCCGAGGGGCTCCAGTCGATTCCTCTGAATCTAGCGGTGAGCTGGAGATGTGAGCCCACCAGCACTGACCTGAGGATAGACTACAAATACAACGGGGAGGCCATGACGACGCCGATGGCCCTCAACAACGTCCAGTTCCTCGTCCCTGTCGACGGAGGGGTTTCAAAACTACAGGCTGTCTTACCTCCTGCTGCATG GAATGCTGAGCAGCAAAGAATCCTGTGGAAGATTCCTGATATCTCACAGAAATCTGAAAACGGAG GTGTGGGATCGTTGTTAGCACGCTTTCAGCTAACAGAAGGTCCCAGTAAACCGGCCCCACTGGCGGTGCAGTTCACCAGTGAGGGCAGCACCCTGTCGGGCTGTGACATTGAACTGGCTGGGCCAGGATACCGCTTCTCTCTCATCAAGAAGAGGTTTGCCGCAG GAAAATACCTGGCCGACAATTAA
- the sgip1a gene encoding SH3-containing GRB2-like protein 3-interacting protein 1 isoform X5 has translation MAEELCTGWFRIVAGTVGSLEIEECKSATMMEGLKKRTRKAFGIRKKEKDNDSTGSPDRDGGEPHEVESSQKKTNGAPNGFYGDIDWDRYNSPEVDDEGYSIRPDEESEEGAPITKKPHFFSSDESEEEEDHRKKFKIKIKPLPADRVVSAPSVDELKASIGNIALSPSPMRRSPGLKRNTSSEEIARPRRVVPTLPTVAPTPAPAPAPQPPSSQQTPVSEDTTALFGPPLETAFGEQKTEVGFSGSDAWGAPLSESESSLTRSFPTGTPPPLPPKNVPTSPPSTGSPSADNAEVSPDADSSVRKPSIADLDNIFGPEETPPAGEDTGDSWVCFNAESPDRPPVPEEPAPPVPTSPPPPESPAPPLPTSPPPPEDPAPPPPTSPPPKEEPVPPLPTSPPPSEEPVAPRVPSGPPTPEDRNPPTLATSPPPAPPKELASPPTSSPPPLDLPASNPPAAAPKASTPPAVTPPAEAPTACSVPPPLSLSQEEQSKNTDVTQPKEDGGETVTSPNDASQGSRSTPPPPPPPTYRAVVSSPGPTSGAGGTNSGSSSPVRPSTPSSANPTPPPPPPRPPSRPKLPPGKPTIGDVNRPFSPPIHSASPPPIAPLARAESTSSISSTNSLSAATTPTVSKELSVSVSGCSRGPSPLTMGAQDTLPVAAAFTETVNAFFKGADPSKCVVKIIGEMVLSFPAGITRHFANNPSPAVLTFSITNYSRLEHVLPNPQLLCCDTTTQAKANAKDFWVNMPNLISHLKKVAEQKPQATYYNVDMLKYQVSAEGLQSIPLNLAVSWRCEPTSTDLRIDYKYNGEAMTTPMALNNVQFLVPVDGGVSKLQAVLPPAAWNAEQQRILWKIPDISQKSENGGVGSLLARFQLTEGPSKPAPLAVQFTSEGSTLSGCDIELAGPGYRFSLIKKRFAAGKYLADN, from the exons GATTGAAAAAACGTACCAGGAAGGCCTTCGGGATACggaagaaagaaaaggacaaTGACTCCAC GGGGTCCCCAGACAGAGACGGCGGT GAACCCCACGAGGTTGAATCG TCTCAGAAGAAGACCAACGGGGCCCCTAATGGCTTCTACGGAGATATCGACTGGGACAGATAT aaCTCTCCTGAGGTGGACGATGAGGGCTACAGCATCAGACCTGACGAGGAGTCGGAAGAAGGAG CACCCATCACCAAAAAGCCCCACTTCTTTTCCTCCGATGAGTCGGAAGAAGAGGAGGACCACAGGAAGAAATTCAAAATCAAGATCAAGCCACTGCCGGCCGATCGTGTAGTGTCGGCGCCCTCGGTCGACGAGCTCAAAGCCTCCATAGGCAACATAGCCCTGTCCCCGTCTCCTATG AGACGTAGCCCG GGTTTGAAAAGGAACACATCCA GTGAGGAGATCGCCAGACCGAGACGTGTTGTTCCTACTTTACCCACTGTGGCCCCCAcaccagctccagctccagcaccACAACCTCCCAG CAGTCAACAAACACCAGTCTCTGAAGACACTACAGCCTTATTTGGGCCTCCCTTGGAAACAGCCTTTGGAGAACAGAAAACTGAAG TGGGTTTCTCGGGGTCCGATGCGTGGGGGGCTCCTCTGTCAGAGTCTGAATCCTCTTTGACAAGATCCTTCCCCACAGGAA CTCCACCTCCACTTCCCCCCAAGAATGTCCCGACCTCTCCCCCATCGACTGGCTCTCCCTCAGCAGATAACGCTG AAGTGTCACCAGACGCAGACAGTTCTGTCAGAAAGCCCTCAATAGCTGACTTGGACAACATTTTTGGACCAGAAGAGACTCCCCCTGCTGGCGAGGACACAGGCGACTCGTGGGTCTGCTTCAATGCAGAATCTCCTGACCGGCCGCCTGTACCAGAGGAACCAGCACCTCCAGTACCAACCTCCCCGCCTCCACCTGAATCTCCTGCCCCACCCCTACCTacatcaccacctcctccagaaGACCCTGCACCACCTCCTCCTACTTCCCCTCCCCCAAAAGAAGAACCTGTGCCCCCTCTCCCAACCTCCCCGCCTCCCTCAGAGGAGCCTGTTGCACCTCGTGTCCCCTCGGGTCCACCTACACCTGAGGACCGAAATCCTCCCACGCTTGCCACCTCTCCACCCCCTGCACCACCAAAGGAGCTTGCGTCTCCTCCCacttcctctccccctcctcttgaCTTACCTGCCAGCAACCCACCAGCTGCTGCTCCCAAAGCAAGCACCCCTCCAGCGGTGACTCCTCCTGCCGAGGCACCCACAGCATGCTCCGTCCCTCCGCCACTTTCCCTGTCTCAGGAGGAGCAGTCCAAGAACACAGACGTCACCCAACCCAAAGAGGACGGAGGTGAAACTGTCACCTCGCCCAACGATGCTAGCCAGGGCAGTCGGAGTACgcctcccccacctcctccaccgACATATCGGGCGGTGGTGTCGTCACCAGGTCCTACATCTGGAGCTGGTGGCACAAATAGCG GTTCCTCCTCTCCAGTGCGACCTTCCACTCCTTCGTCAGCGAACCccaccccaccaccacctccacctcgtCCCCCTTCACGGCCCAAACTTCCTCCAGGGAAACCCACTATAGGAGATGTA aaTCGTCCATTCAGCCCGCCGATCCACTCTGCCAGCCCCCCTCCTATCGCCCCATTGGCGCGGGCCGAGAgcacctcctccatctcctccaccaaTTCCCTGAGTGCCGCCACCACCCCCACCGTCAGTAAAGAGCTCTCCGTGTCCGTGTCAG GCTGCTCCAGAGGACCCAGTCCTCTCACCATGGGGGCTCAGGACACTCTTCCTGTGGCCGCTGCATTCACAGAGACGGTCAACGCCTTCTTTAAAGGAGCTGACCCCAGCAA gtGTGTTGTGAAGATCATAGGTGAGATGGTTTTGTCGTTTCCGGCGGGAATCACGCGGCACTTTGCCAATAACCCGTCCCCTGCCGTGCTAACCTTCAGCATAACCAACTACAGCCGACTGGAGCATGTGCTGCCTAACCCCCAGCTCCTCTGCTG CGACACCACCACACAAGCCAAGGCCAATGCCAAGGACTTCTGGGTGAACATGCCAAACCTGATATCCCATTTAAAGAAGGTGGCAGAGCAGAAGCCACAAGCAACATACTACAATGTGGACATGCTCAAGTATCAG GTATCGGCCGAGGGGCTCCAGTCGATTCCTCTGAATCTAGCGGTGAGCTGGAGATGTGAGCCCACCAGCACTGACCTGAGGATAGACTACAAATACAACGGGGAGGCCATGACGACGCCGATGGCCCTCAACAACGTCCAGTTCCTCGTCCCTGTCGACGGAGGGGTTTCAAAACTACAGGCTGTCTTACCTCCTGCTGCATG GAATGCTGAGCAGCAAAGAATCCTGTGGAAGATTCCTGATATCTCACAGAAATCTGAAAACGGAG GTGTGGGATCGTTGTTAGCACGCTTTCAGCTAACAGAAGGTCCCAGTAAACCGGCCCCACTGGCGGTGCAGTTCACCAGTGAGGGCAGCACCCTGTCGGGCTGTGACATTGAACTGGCTGGGCCAGGATACCGCTTCTCTCTCATCAAGAAGAGGTTTGCCGCAG GAAAATACCTGGCCGACAATTAA
- the sgip1a gene encoding SH3-containing GRB2-like protein 3-interacting protein 1 isoform X2 codes for MAEELCTGWFRIVAGTVGSLEIEECKSATMMEGLKKRTRKAFGIRKKEKDNDSTGSPDRDGGSQKKTNGAPNGFYGDIDWDRYNSPEVDDEGYSIRPDEESEEGAPITKKPHFFSSDESEEEEDHRKKFKIKIKPLPADRVVSAPSVDELKASIGNIALSPSPMRRSPGLKRNTSSEEIARPRRVVPTLPTVAPTPAPAPAPQPPSSQQTPVSEDTTALFGPPLETAFGEQKTEVGFSGSDAWGAPLSESESSLTRSFPTGTPPPLPPKNVPTSPPSTGSPSADNAEVSPDADSSVRKPSIADLDNIFGPEETPPAGEDTGDSWVCFNAESPDRPPVPEEPAPPVPTSPPPPESPAPPLPTSPPPPEDPAPPPPTSPPPKEEPVPPLPTSPPPSEEPVAPRVPSGPPTPEDRNPPTLATSPPPAPPKELASPPTSSPPPLDLPASNPPAAAPKASTPPAVTPPAEAPTACSVPPPLSLSQEEQSKNTDVTQPKEDGGETVTSPNDASQGSRSTPPPPPPPTYRAVVSSPGPTSGAGGTNSGSSSPVRPSTPSSANPTPPPPPPRPPSRPKLPPGKPTIGDVNRPFSPPIHSASPPPIAPLARAESTSSISSTNSLSAATTPTVSKELSVSVSEDDAYVDKLPTFERHFDSFAENDQPSLVWFDRGKFYLTFEGCSRGPSPLTMGAQDTLPVAAAFTETVNAFFKGADPSKCVVKIIGEMVLSFPAGITRHFANNPSPAVLTFSITNYSRLEHVLPNPQLLCCDTTTQAKANAKDFWVNMPNLISHLKKVAEQKPQATYYNVDMLKYQVSAEGLQSIPLNLAVSWRCEPTSTDLRIDYKYNGEAMTTPMALNNVQFLVPVDGGVSKLQAVLPPAAWNAEQQRILWKIPDISQKSENGGVGSLLARFQLTEGPSKPAPLAVQFTSEGSTLSGCDIELAGPGYRFSLIKKRFAAGKYLADN; via the exons GATTGAAAAAACGTACCAGGAAGGCCTTCGGGATACggaagaaagaaaaggacaaTGACTCCAC GGGGTCCCCAGACAGAGACGGCGGT TCTCAGAAGAAGACCAACGGGGCCCCTAATGGCTTCTACGGAGATATCGACTGGGACAGATAT aaCTCTCCTGAGGTGGACGATGAGGGCTACAGCATCAGACCTGACGAGGAGTCGGAAGAAGGAG CACCCATCACCAAAAAGCCCCACTTCTTTTCCTCCGATGAGTCGGAAGAAGAGGAGGACCACAGGAAGAAATTCAAAATCAAGATCAAGCCACTGCCGGCCGATCGTGTAGTGTCGGCGCCCTCGGTCGACGAGCTCAAAGCCTCCATAGGCAACATAGCCCTGTCCCCGTCTCCTATG AGACGTAGCCCG GGTTTGAAAAGGAACACATCCA GTGAGGAGATCGCCAGACCGAGACGTGTTGTTCCTACTTTACCCACTGTGGCCCCCAcaccagctccagctccagcaccACAACCTCCCAG CAGTCAACAAACACCAGTCTCTGAAGACACTACAGCCTTATTTGGGCCTCCCTTGGAAACAGCCTTTGGAGAACAGAAAACTGAAG TGGGTTTCTCGGGGTCCGATGCGTGGGGGGCTCCTCTGTCAGAGTCTGAATCCTCTTTGACAAGATCCTTCCCCACAGGAA CTCCACCTCCACTTCCCCCCAAGAATGTCCCGACCTCTCCCCCATCGACTGGCTCTCCCTCAGCAGATAACGCTG AAGTGTCACCAGACGCAGACAGTTCTGTCAGAAAGCCCTCAATAGCTGACTTGGACAACATTTTTGGACCAGAAGAGACTCCCCCTGCTGGCGAGGACACAGGCGACTCGTGGGTCTGCTTCAATGCAGAATCTCCTGACCGGCCGCCTGTACCAGAGGAACCAGCACCTCCAGTACCAACCTCCCCGCCTCCACCTGAATCTCCTGCCCCACCCCTACCTacatcaccacctcctccagaaGACCCTGCACCACCTCCTCCTACTTCCCCTCCCCCAAAAGAAGAACCTGTGCCCCCTCTCCCAACCTCCCCGCCTCCCTCAGAGGAGCCTGTTGCACCTCGTGTCCCCTCGGGTCCACCTACACCTGAGGACCGAAATCCTCCCACGCTTGCCACCTCTCCACCCCCTGCACCACCAAAGGAGCTTGCGTCTCCTCCCacttcctctccccctcctcttgaCTTACCTGCCAGCAACCCACCAGCTGCTGCTCCCAAAGCAAGCACCCCTCCAGCGGTGACTCCTCCTGCCGAGGCACCCACAGCATGCTCCGTCCCTCCGCCACTTTCCCTGTCTCAGGAGGAGCAGTCCAAGAACACAGACGTCACCCAACCCAAAGAGGACGGAGGTGAAACTGTCACCTCGCCCAACGATGCTAGCCAGGGCAGTCGGAGTACgcctcccccacctcctccaccgACATATCGGGCGGTGGTGTCGTCACCAGGTCCTACATCTGGAGCTGGTGGCACAAATAGCG GTTCCTCCTCTCCAGTGCGACCTTCCACTCCTTCGTCAGCGAACCccaccccaccaccacctccacctcgtCCCCCTTCACGGCCCAAACTTCCTCCAGGGAAACCCACTATAGGAGATGTA aaTCGTCCATTCAGCCCGCCGATCCACTCTGCCAGCCCCCCTCCTATCGCCCCATTGGCGCGGGCCGAGAgcacctcctccatctcctccaccaaTTCCCTGAGTGCCGCCACCACCCCCACCGTCAGTAAAGAGCTCTCCGTGTCCGTGTCAG AAGACGATGCTTATGTAGACAAACTGCCCACCTTTGAGAGACACTTTGATTCGTTTGCAG AGAATGACCAGCCATCCCTTGTATGGTTTGACAGAGGGAAGTTTTATTTAACCTTTGAAG GCTGCTCCAGAGGACCCAGTCCTCTCACCATGGGGGCTCAGGACACTCTTCCTGTGGCCGCTGCATTCACAGAGACGGTCAACGCCTTCTTTAAAGGAGCTGACCCCAGCAA gtGTGTTGTGAAGATCATAGGTGAGATGGTTTTGTCGTTTCCGGCGGGAATCACGCGGCACTTTGCCAATAACCCGTCCCCTGCCGTGCTAACCTTCAGCATAACCAACTACAGCCGACTGGAGCATGTGCTGCCTAACCCCCAGCTCCTCTGCTG CGACACCACCACACAAGCCAAGGCCAATGCCAAGGACTTCTGGGTGAACATGCCAAACCTGATATCCCATTTAAAGAAGGTGGCAGAGCAGAAGCCACAAGCAACATACTACAATGTGGACATGCTCAAGTATCAG GTATCGGCCGAGGGGCTCCAGTCGATTCCTCTGAATCTAGCGGTGAGCTGGAGATGTGAGCCCACCAGCACTGACCTGAGGATAGACTACAAATACAACGGGGAGGCCATGACGACGCCGATGGCCCTCAACAACGTCCAGTTCCTCGTCCCTGTCGACGGAGGGGTTTCAAAACTACAGGCTGTCTTACCTCCTGCTGCATG GAATGCTGAGCAGCAAAGAATCCTGTGGAAGATTCCTGATATCTCACAGAAATCTGAAAACGGAG GTGTGGGATCGTTGTTAGCACGCTTTCAGCTAACAGAAGGTCCCAGTAAACCGGCCCCACTGGCGGTGCAGTTCACCAGTGAGGGCAGCACCCTGTCGGGCTGTGACATTGAACTGGCTGGGCCAGGATACCGCTTCTCTCTCATCAAGAAGAGGTTTGCCGCAG GAAAATACCTGGCCGACAATTAA